One segment of Thermococcus profundus DNA contains the following:
- a CDS encoding C69 family dipeptidase, which produces MCDVLVASPEATKEGVTIFAKNSDREPNEAQVLELIPRMKHEEEKTKLTYVEFPQVKETYAVILSRPWWMWGAEMGVNEFEVAIGNTAVFTKVKGPKKGITGMDMIRLALERTKSAREALNFIVSLVEQGLQGGNGSKNHKLYYFSSFIIADPREAWVLETVGKEWAAKRIEGVYSISNALTIEKDWDMASEGVERLAGKGDFNFAKHFSDRFYTHFAHGRERRAFTLGKLKEKEGEITLEYMMSLLRSHSFEPYSPEKGSMRDVCMHYGGLTRPSQTASSQVSELGKGLHWFTGTSNPCLSIFKPVSFEGGLPDLGKKPTDKYDPNTYWWRFEAFHRKFLTNYRSCIDEFSRERDTLQAELIQRAREIEKTPEDLKTLTEWAFLEEEKLLERWERIVKPGKLPFLFGRNWKKVNKEAGLEIGD; this is translated from the coding sequence ATGTGTGATGTTCTCGTGGCCTCCCCTGAGGCCACCAAGGAAGGGGTAACCATCTTCGCCAAAAACAGCGACAGGGAACCGAACGAAGCTCAAGTTCTGGAGCTAATTCCCAGGATGAAGCACGAGGAGGAGAAAACAAAGCTGACCTATGTTGAATTCCCGCAGGTGAAAGAAACATACGCGGTCATCCTCTCCCGTCCCTGGTGGATGTGGGGGGCAGAGATGGGCGTCAACGAGTTCGAAGTTGCCATAGGGAACACCGCTGTCTTCACGAAGGTCAAAGGCCCGAAAAAGGGAATAACCGGCATGGACATGATCCGCCTCGCCCTTGAAAGGACGAAGAGCGCGAGGGAGGCGCTGAACTTCATAGTTTCGCTTGTGGAGCAGGGCCTGCAGGGCGGGAACGGGAGCAAGAACCACAAGCTCTACTACTTCAGCTCCTTCATAATCGCAGACCCGAGGGAAGCGTGGGTTCTTGAGACCGTCGGCAAGGAGTGGGCGGCAAAGAGGATCGAGGGAGTCTATTCGATATCAAACGCTCTGACAATAGAGAAGGACTGGGACATGGCCTCCGAGGGCGTTGAGAGGCTCGCGGGAAAGGGGGACTTTAACTTTGCGAAGCACTTCTCGGACAGGTTCTACACGCACTTTGCCCACGGAAGGGAGAGGAGAGCCTTCACCCTTGGGAAGCTGAAGGAGAAAGAGGGCGAGATAACGCTCGAATACATGATGTCCCTTCTGCGCTCCCACTCGTTCGAGCCATACAGCCCGGAGAAGGGCTCTATGAGGGACGTATGCATGCACTACGGGGGTTTAACGAGACCCTCTCAGACGGCATCCTCACAGGTCTCGGAGCTGGGGAAGGGCCTCCACTGGTTCACGGGCACCTCCAACCCATGTCTCAGCATCTTCAAGCCGGTGAGCTTTGAAGGAGGCCTTCCCGACCTCGGAAAGAAGCCAACCGACAAGTACGACCCCAATACTTACTGGTGGCGCTTCGAGGCCTTTCACAGGAAGTTCCTGACGAACTACCGCTCATGCATAGACGAGTTTTCCCGGGAGAGGGACACCCTCCAGGCGGAGTTAATCCAAAGGGCGAGGGAGATAGAGAAGACTCCAGAGGACTTAAAGACCTTAACGGAGTGGGCTTTCCTCGAGGAGGAAAAGCTCCTCGAAAGGTGGGAGCGCATCGTTAAGCCTGGAAAGCTACCCTTCCTTTTCGGAAGAAACTGGAAAAAGGTGAACAAGGAGGCCGGACTGGAAATAGGAGATTAA
- a CDS encoding MFS transporter codes for MPGLKREQALLQGHREKASKHRRIRVKRRNVVILALSMFVANVAFGMAFPYLSVYMQYLGATMFMVGLLSVAFNLTSTVFQYPFGWLSDATRNRKGFIAFGAASIGLFYAVMPFTTSPLQVLVLRTLQGAFGSAMTPAHSALISELSTKAGSIFGLFNSIENAGYMVGNFVGSVVVEYLGIKSLFVISGLLLFLSAGIVILVRERPAGRRGLIGMILVQEGRESWRATVRGSSFVKLMRGHLGLFYLTVFLVMVASGQFYSVSSVYFKRAFGEWSVGVLFGIESLAAALSGYFLGRLIDRYGAKRFYLVAIAGYAFAFVLYAIVRNVWLAFGVAFLSGIKWILTINSTSAYVAQNVGASERAQGMGLLNAMMSLGWVVGPLIGGYLSGISFQVNFISTTIPLGIAFLLALRLPE; via the coding sequence ATGCCAGGCCTGAAGAGGGAGCAAGCTCTGCTACAGGGACACAGGGAGAAAGCCAGCAAGCACAGGAGGATTAGGGTTAAGCGGAGGAATGTCGTCATCCTAGCCCTCTCCATGTTCGTCGCCAACGTGGCTTTTGGAATGGCATTCCCCTACCTGAGCGTCTACATGCAGTACCTTGGTGCGACTATGTTTATGGTAGGCCTTCTAAGCGTGGCATTCAATCTGACATCTACGGTATTCCAGTACCCCTTTGGCTGGCTCTCCGACGCAACGAGAAACAGGAAGGGCTTCATAGCGTTCGGTGCCGCTTCTATAGGGCTGTTCTACGCGGTGATGCCTTTCACTACCTCGCCGCTTCAGGTTTTAGTACTCCGAACACTTCAGGGAGCGTTCGGCTCGGCCATGACCCCCGCCCATTCCGCCCTCATTTCGGAGCTTTCAACAAAGGCTGGCTCAATCTTCGGTCTCTTCAACTCCATAGAGAACGCCGGCTACATGGTGGGAAACTTCGTGGGATCTGTTGTGGTTGAGTACCTCGGCATAAAAAGCCTCTTCGTTATCTCGGGTCTTCTCCTCTTCCTTTCAGCCGGAATAGTTATTCTCGTCAGGGAAAGGCCCGCCGGGAGAAGGGGCCTCATCGGAATGATACTCGTCCAGGAGGGAAGGGAGAGCTGGAGAGCAACTGTGAGAGGCTCCTCATTCGTGAAGCTCATGAGGGGCCATCTGGGACTCTTCTATCTTACAGTCTTCCTCGTGATGGTGGCAAGCGGACAGTTCTACAGCGTATCCTCCGTCTACTTCAAGAGAGCCTTCGGAGAGTGGAGCGTTGGGGTTCTGTTTGGAATAGAGAGCCTTGCGGCGGCCCTGAGCGGGTACTTCCTCGGGAGGCTGATAGACAGGTACGGTGCAAAGAGGTTCTACCTCGTCGCGATAGCCGGTTACGCCTTCGCCTTCGTCCTCTATGCCATCGTCAGAAACGTCTGGCTGGCCTTCGGAGTGGCGTTTCTATCCGGAATTAAGTGGATACTGACGATAAACTCCACCTCCGCCTACGTTGCCCAAAATGTGGGCGCATCCGAGCGCGCCCAAGGCATGGGGCTTCTAAACGCCATGATGAGCCTCGGGTGGGTGGTTGGGCCGCTTATAGGCGGTTATCTTTCGGGGATAAGCTTCCAGGTCAATTTCATCAGCACCACCATTCCTCTGGGCATCGCCTTTCTTCTGGCACTCAGGCTCCCAGAGTGA
- a CDS encoding class I SAM-dependent methyltransferase produces MASLEELYSWIKWPMDPGDERAQKRFLAAKAFFNWAVKENMLPDRRKIRILDLCAGTGLAGAALAEVLMEWGREVKLTLVDKRKEDLLKAEGWLDGLEVEVYGAVMDCMENLRKLGTFDVALLWGLTMPHFDPFQTADLFRNIAKTLEGDGVFMLEETDRIHRIFYRGAYQKMLMESRTEDSEIVSIDAGYNVKRGTIRRIYYRLPGFERLGEVEHRYWDLAGLAGIGKALFREARIITPGEHSIAHVSDVIYLREPIPRV; encoded by the coding sequence ATGGCGTCCCTTGAAGAGCTCTACTCGTGGATTAAGTGGCCGATGGATCCTGGTGATGAGAGGGCACAGAAAAGGTTCCTCGCCGCCAAGGCTTTCTTCAACTGGGCCGTCAAGGAGAACATGCTCCCCGATAGAAGGAAGATTCGAATTTTGGATCTCTGCGCGGGGACCGGCCTGGCCGGCGCCGCCCTCGCTGAGGTTTTGATGGAGTGGGGGAGGGAAGTCAAGCTGACCCTGGTTGACAAGAGGAAGGAGGATCTTCTAAAGGCTGAGGGATGGCTCGATGGCCTTGAGGTGGAGGTCTACGGCGCTGTAATGGACTGTATGGAGAACCTCAGAAAACTGGGGACGTTTGACGTCGCGCTCCTCTGGGGACTCACCATGCCCCACTTCGACCCGTTCCAGACCGCGGACCTCTTCAGGAACATCGCCAAGACCCTGGAGGGAGACGGAGTTTTCATGCTTGAGGAAACGGACAGGATCCACCGCATATTTTACAGGGGAGCCTATCAGAAAATGCTCATGGAAAGCAGAACGGAAGATTCTGAGATCGTGTCCATAGACGCTGGCTACAACGTTAAGAGGGGAACGATAAGACGAATCTACTACCGCCTTCCTGGCTTTGAAAGGCTCGGTGAAGTGGAGCACCGCTACTGGGATCTTGCGGGGCTGGCTGGGATAGGAAAAGCCCTCTTCAGAGAAGCGCGGATAATAACCCCGGGAGAGCACTCCATTGCCCACGTATCCGACGTGATATACCTAAGAGAACCAATCCCCAGGGTCTAG
- a CDS encoding nitrilase → MVKVAFGQMKPVFLDPEANYSKAEALIAEAAENDVKLIVLPELFDTGYNFKSRDEVMEVASPIPDGKTTQVLIRLARKYRIFIVAGTAERDRFGRLYNSAVIVGPSGYIGRYRKVHLFAREKEFFEAGNLGFEVFHLGFARVGVMICFDWFFPESARTLALKGAEIIAHPANLVMPYAPRAMPIRALENRVYTITADRVGEERGLRFIGRSQINSPRAETLVEGSEDGEEIGIAEIDLSLARDKRLNDYNEIFRDRRPEYYAR, encoded by the coding sequence ATGGTCAAAGTAGCGTTCGGTCAGATGAAACCCGTTTTCCTGGATCCAGAGGCCAATTATTCCAAGGCCGAGGCGCTCATAGCCGAGGCCGCTGAGAACGATGTCAAGCTCATCGTCCTCCCCGAACTCTTTGATACTGGATACAACTTCAAGAGCAGGGATGAGGTCATGGAGGTCGCCTCCCCAATTCCTGACGGGAAAACCACCCAGGTATTAATCCGGCTGGCGAGGAAGTACAGGATTTTCATAGTGGCTGGAACAGCCGAGAGGGATCGGTTCGGCAGGCTGTACAATTCGGCGGTCATAGTGGGGCCATCAGGGTACATAGGGAGGTACAGAAAGGTTCACCTCTTCGCCCGCGAGAAGGAGTTCTTCGAGGCTGGAAACCTGGGCTTTGAGGTCTTTCACCTCGGCTTTGCGAGAGTGGGGGTAATGATATGCTTCGACTGGTTTTTCCCGGAGAGCGCAAGGACTCTGGCACTCAAGGGGGCCGAGATCATAGCCCATCCAGCAAACCTCGTCATGCCCTACGCCCCGAGGGCCATGCCGATAAGGGCCCTTGAGAACAGGGTCTACACGATAACAGCGGATCGTGTGGGTGAAGAGAGGGGGCTCCGCTTCATAGGGAGGAGTCAGATAAATTCACCCAGGGCCGAGACTCTGGTTGAGGGCAGTGAGGATGGGGAGGAAATAGGAATAGCCGAGATCGATTTGAGCCTTGCCAGGGACAAGAGGCTGAACGATTACAACGAGATATTCAGGGACAGACGCCCGGAGTACTACGCCCGCTAG
- a CDS encoding metallophosphoesterase, which produces MGSLSEYFASLSLELKTSAGRLLVIADPHIGFEFSRGLRVRTHFEEALADFILEMDPDLIVILGDVKEPLGLGLGMKKLLMEFFSPLKNLNVVITKGNHDGRIEDAVRPFKNVCVVPYFTTDGLLFLHGHTALPDVPFEEAYLGHIHPAYTFKSGGIRRKTKVFVRAGRFLILPSVNPYIEGFDIREGIGMVPFLRGERELDLFLPEGLHIGRIQV; this is translated from the coding sequence ATGGGTAGTCTCTCTGAATACTTCGCATCGCTTTCCCTGGAACTGAAAACCTCCGCTGGAAGGCTTCTCGTTATAGCCGATCCCCACATCGGCTTCGAGTTCTCGCGGGGCCTGCGTGTAAGAACTCATTTTGAAGAGGCTCTGGCCGATTTTATCCTGGAAATGGATCCAGACCTCATCGTGATCCTTGGCGACGTTAAGGAGCCCCTTGGCCTCGGTCTCGGGATGAAGAAGCTCTTAATGGAGTTCTTTTCCCCCTTAAAGAACCTCAACGTTGTGATAACGAAGGGCAACCACGACGGCCGAATAGAGGACGCGGTGAGGCCCTTTAAGAACGTCTGCGTGGTTCCCTACTTCACCACAGACGGCCTGCTTTTTCTCCACGGGCACACGGCCCTCCCCGACGTCCCCTTTGAGGAAGCTTACCTCGGCCACATACATCCGGCTTACACCTTTAAGAGCGGGGGGATCCGGAGAAAGACAAAAGTCTTCGTTAGGGCGGGGAGGTTCCTGATACTTCCCTCGGTTAATCCGTACATAGAGGGCTTTGACATTAGAGAGGGCATCGGGATGGTGCCGTTTTTAAGGGGGGAAAGGGAACTCGATCTCTTCCTACCCGAGGGCTTGCATATCGGTAGAATTCAAGTTTGA
- a CDS encoding CheF family chemotaxis protein — protein sequence MPIMQARVRAAIQSTWKGSSGIRWRDALAYIESDKIGLKYLRMGEVIGEDIFPFSALADISIKIPDEVKSDPELPYFGLKFYLPSGEKTLFLTIGKNMLIYDEKTFKMFVHKIFEVLINGAPVKLLLARMRGGALNMEAKWQDGVLKIVVVRSIRRARKERNIIVLAEGRPVSLFADMEDLDIEEIEMGDRKVEAWKIKHFFENESVVSYLLVEDKKLRLYILRYLLTYRKDYVELLMKAAEEFPQIKAEFQEELERELKELGGLDEMEQQVLMALYSGMDPLTLHEMFGISEKELEDIYDRLMDKGLLKLVMIRKVVDLTREGRKLVNKMMKYGMGMM from the coding sequence ATGCCAATAATGCAGGCCAGGGTTAGGGCCGCTATTCAGTCCACGTGGAAGGGTTCGAGCGGTATTAGATGGAGGGATGCGTTAGCGTACATAGAGTCCGACAAAATAGGTCTCAAATACCTCAGGATGGGAGAGGTAATTGGTGAGGACATCTTTCCATTTTCGGCGCTCGCGGATATCAGCATTAAAATCCCCGACGAGGTAAAATCGGATCCTGAGCTCCCGTACTTCGGCCTTAAGTTCTATCTACCCTCCGGCGAGAAGACCCTGTTTTTGACGATAGGGAAGAACATGCTCATATACGATGAGAAGACGTTCAAGATGTTCGTTCACAAAATTTTTGAGGTTCTAATAAACGGCGCCCCTGTTAAGCTCCTTCTCGCCAGGATGAGGGGCGGAGCTCTGAACATGGAGGCAAAGTGGCAGGACGGAGTTCTTAAGATAGTTGTCGTACGCTCGATAAGGCGGGCCAGAAAGGAGCGCAACATAATAGTCCTCGCTGAGGGCCGGCCGGTGTCCCTCTTCGCAGATATGGAGGATTTGGACATCGAAGAAATCGAAATGGGGGATAGGAAGGTTGAGGCATGGAAGATAAAGCACTTCTTCGAAAACGAGAGCGTTGTGTCGTACCTCTTAGTTGAGGATAAGAAGCTGAGGCTCTACATCCTCAGGTATCTTCTGACGTACAGGAAGGACTACGTGGAGCTTCTCATGAAGGCCGCTGAGGAGTTCCCGCAGATAAAGGCCGAGTTCCAGGAGGAGCTTGAGAGGGAGCTTAAAGAACTCGGCGGCCTCGATGAAATGGAGCAACAGGTGTTGATGGCCCTCTACTCGGGTATGGATCCCCTCACCCTCCACGAGATGTTTGGAATAAGCGAGAAGGAGCTCGAGGACATATACGATAGACTGATGGACAAGGGACTGCTCAAGCTCGTCATGATAAGGAAGGTCGTTGACCTGACTAGGGAAGGCAGAAAGCTCGTCAACAAGATGATGAAGTACGGAATGGGTATGATGTAG
- a CDS encoding chemotaxis protein CheD: MEIKVGIGDHAVAKKTGIISTYGLGSCVGITLYDRLTKVGGLLHALLPESSRYGGKGNPAKYVDTGLELLIRDMVKLGASPRRLEAKLFGGAHMFSNVNNENLMIGKKNVEVAKRELRKRGIKLVAEDTGGRGGRTIYLDVSTGKVRMRKVSGGKVMETVF; this comes from the coding sequence GTGGAGATCAAGGTTGGTATAGGGGATCACGCGGTGGCGAAAAAAACGGGCATAATAAGCACTTACGGGTTAGGCTCCTGTGTAGGTATTACTCTGTACGACCGTCTGACCAAAGTAGGCGGTCTGCTCCACGCGCTCCTCCCGGAGAGCTCACGCTACGGAGGCAAGGGAAATCCCGCCAAGTACGTGGACACGGGTCTGGAGCTTCTGATAAGGGACATGGTAAAGCTGGGAGCGTCGCCCAGAAGACTGGAGGCAAAGCTCTTTGGAGGGGCCCACATGTTCTCCAACGTCAACAACGAGAACCTAATGATCGGGAAGAAAAACGTGGAAGTAGCCAAGAGAGAGCTCAGAAAACGCGGAATAAAGCTCGTCGCCGAGGACACCGGGGGAAGGGGTGGAAGAACCATATACCTGGACGTCAGTACGGGTAAAGTCCGCATGAGGAAGGTCTCCGGGGGTAAGGTCATGGAGACCGTGTTTTGA
- a CDS encoding methyl-accepting chemotaxis protein, whose product MEFKKKVVGIVVVALLLVTFIATAMMFYTGNHTSKIIEEKMEPVVENQAKEAVTAKAESLAEQFSGFFDSVEALGRATRELTIISLNDLKDEGVSFGDPGYAEKLKPIILEHFEVIAKAEPKLSAVYFGDVNGNMFMYPDEPLPEGYDPRVRPWYQKAVQVNGPAWSEPYQDASSGKWVITYAIPVYYNGKLAGVIGLDVFIDELTKAIDKVKIGQSGYAYVVGQDGTIYMHPNHDYIMKLNVFKESSLKAVADIIRSGKDKDVVIYTFNGVTAVAGGAKIPNTGWYVFAKVPISEISAPTLKVIDETKQSAQKNAVMTAVLILAIAGVMIALAYKLISSSLRPLVALGAAAQALAEGKLSEVKKKLRGIQYLEEDEIGLLIKAFEAVSKDVVGTLQGIAEKLERLAEGDLSNGLSVEAKGELREVIEDLKNMSAKMRTLLGNIVELTERLEKHSNMLAQVASDVTEAINQVNEAVQQVSIEAQRQQENINEITEGMRLVADVSEESVRAMEEFEGAVNEVVNIAEEGKEKGEVSAQQIQSIQEMMGEIEHAVNRVNEMSRSIEEITNVITGIAEQTNLLALNAAIEAARAGEAGRGFAVVAQEIRNLAEESKKAADNIKDIIAKMTEEIRDAVNATQKGVSVVSESSETLRETTEYLTNIAELISDTGARLGHVKEQIIRTQEEVDKALKALENLAASAEETTASAEEVSSAVEEQTAAIEELKRAAEELKNIVDELRKETSNFKL is encoded by the coding sequence ATGGAGTTCAAGAAGAAAGTTGTTGGCATCGTGGTCGTTGCCTTGCTGTTGGTGACTTTCATAGCCACTGCGATGATGTTCTACACAGGCAATCATACTTCCAAGATCATCGAAGAGAAAATGGAGCCCGTTGTGGAGAACCAGGCGAAGGAGGCTGTCACCGCTAAAGCAGAATCTTTAGCAGAACAGTTTTCGGGATTCTTTGATTCAGTTGAGGCTCTAGGACGGGCAACGAGGGAGCTGACCATCATATCGCTCAACGACCTCAAGGACGAGGGGGTCAGCTTTGGCGATCCCGGCTACGCGGAAAAACTAAAGCCGATAATTTTGGAGCACTTTGAAGTTATTGCCAAGGCCGAGCCCAAGCTCAGTGCCGTCTACTTCGGAGATGTGAACGGCAATATGTTCATGTACCCCGACGAGCCGCTCCCGGAGGGCTATGATCCGCGTGTAAGACCGTGGTACCAGAAGGCGGTTCAGGTCAACGGACCAGCATGGAGCGAGCCGTACCAGGACGCCTCTTCGGGCAAGTGGGTCATCACATATGCAATTCCCGTTTACTACAATGGGAAATTGGCGGGTGTCATAGGTCTGGATGTTTTCATAGACGAACTAACCAAGGCCATAGACAAGGTAAAGATCGGTCAGAGCGGCTACGCCTACGTCGTTGGCCAGGACGGGACTATCTACATGCATCCCAACCATGACTACATAATGAAGCTCAACGTCTTCAAGGAGTCGAGCTTGAAGGCTGTTGCAGATATCATCAGGAGCGGTAAGGACAAAGATGTTGTCATATACACTTTCAATGGGGTGACGGCGGTTGCAGGAGGGGCCAAGATTCCCAACACAGGCTGGTACGTCTTCGCTAAGGTCCCCATAAGTGAGATAAGCGCCCCCACTTTAAAGGTGATAGATGAAACCAAGCAGAGTGCCCAGAAGAACGCCGTAATGACGGCGGTTTTGATACTGGCAATAGCCGGTGTGATGATAGCACTCGCGTACAAACTCATCAGCTCGTCCCTCAGGCCTCTCGTCGCGCTCGGCGCCGCGGCTCAGGCCCTTGCTGAAGGAAAGCTCAGCGAAGTTAAAAAGAAGCTGCGCGGCATCCAGTACCTTGAAGAAGACGAGATTGGACTTCTCATAAAGGCATTCGAGGCAGTATCCAAGGACGTGGTCGGAACACTGCAGGGAATAGCGGAGAAGCTTGAACGCCTTGCCGAGGGTGACCTCAGTAACGGCCTCAGTGTGGAGGCAAAGGGTGAGCTGAGGGAGGTCATAGAGGACCTCAAGAACATGAGTGCCAAGATGAGGACTCTCCTTGGCAACATAGTCGAACTCACGGAGAGGCTTGAGAAGCACTCCAACATGCTGGCCCAGGTTGCGAGTGATGTTACTGAGGCGATTAATCAGGTGAATGAGGCTGTACAACAGGTTAGTATTGAAGCCCAGCGCCAGCAGGAGAACATCAACGAAATCACCGAAGGCATGAGGCTAGTAGCAGACGTAAGCGAAGAAAGCGTCAGAGCAATGGAAGAATTCGAAGGAGCAGTAAACGAGGTCGTCAACATTGCCGAAGAAGGAAAAGAGAAGGGAGAAGTGTCAGCCCAGCAGATTCAGAGCATTCAAGAAATGATGGGCGAGATCGAGCATGCCGTCAACAGGGTCAACGAAATGAGCAGGAGCATTGAAGAAATCACGAACGTGATTACTGGGATCGCAGAACAGACTAATTTGCTTGCCCTCAATGCTGCTATTGAAGCAGCTAGGGCTGGAGAAGCTGGCAGGGGCTTTGCTGTTGTTGCTCAGGAGATTAGAAATCTTGCAGAGGAGAGTAAGAAGGCTGCGGATAATATTAAGGACATTATTGCTAAGATGACTGAGGAGATTAGGGATGCTGTGAATGCTACGCAGAAGGGTGTTAGTGTTGTGAGTGAGTCTTCGGAGACTCTTAGGGAGACTACTGAGTACTTGACGAATATTGCTGAGTTGATTAGTGATACTGGGGCTAGGCTTGGGCATGTGAAGGAGCAGATTATTAGGACGCAGGAGGAGGTTGATAAGGCTCTTAAAGCCTTGGAGAATTTGGCTGCCAGTGCTGAGGAAACCACTGCTTCGGCAGAAGAAGTCAGCTCAGCAGTCGAGGAGCAGACTGCAGCAATAGAAGAACTCAAGAGGGCCGCTGAGGAGCTCAAGAACATAGTAGACGAGCTCCGCAAGGAGACTTCAAACTTCAAGCTCTGA
- a CDS encoding chemotaxis protein CheC: MKIDEWYKDIFREASNIAMSHALTSLSQMIGGTIEMEPPDVKVLSRVEFLRHLAHNGISNSFVVAFDITEGLNGITVLQFPTRSAINLSAALMGMDPSGMEELDEMGKSAITEVGNILISVYTDILAKLLGEAVSLSPPKPITSLYDIEKELNRPDLRNVENVLLFKTRFYEENIGFESHFYLIPDEESFDKLVKRLEEQVKETG, encoded by the coding sequence ATGAAGATAGACGAGTGGTATAAGGACATATTTCGTGAGGCCTCCAACATAGCGATGTCCCATGCACTTACGTCGCTCTCCCAGATGATCGGGGGAACGATAGAGATGGAGCCCCCCGACGTCAAGGTTCTCTCTAGGGTGGAGTTCCTCAGACATCTGGCCCATAACGGAATCTCCAACAGCTTCGTGGTGGCCTTCGACATAACGGAGGGTCTCAACGGCATCACAGTACTCCAGTTTCCAACGAGGAGCGCAATAAACCTCTCCGCGGCCCTCATGGGGATGGATCCTTCGGGCATGGAGGAGCTCGACGAGATGGGCAAGTCGGCCATAACTGAGGTGGGCAACATCCTCATCTCCGTCTACACGGACATACTCGCCAAGCTCCTCGGAGAGGCCGTGTCCCTCAGTCCCCCGAAGCCGATAACCTCGCTCTACGACATCGAGAAGGAGCTCAACAGGCCAGACCTCAGGAACGTCGAGAACGTCCTGCTTTTCAAGACCCGTTTCTACGAGGAGAACATCGGATTCGAGAGCCATTTTTACCTGATACCAGATGAAGAGTCCTTCGATAAGCTGGTGAAGAGATTGGAGGAGCAGGTGAAGGAAACGGGGTGA
- a CDS encoding chemotaxis protein CheC produces MDYDKGIKELGEFEKSALLETFNIGASRAADALSEMIGHPVNITVPGLEVTSIKTLPEKVGEDVKVAVYVGLGQEFSGHAFFVLDFEDACRLFDLMMMQEPGTTTEIDEMVQSAIMEMGNILISAYANALSEFLGLTIEQTPPEIAIDFLPAILDFALADIGQYCDYTILLGTTISIEGVEFKEHFFILPKPEDMMKVIEKLTGGMI; encoded by the coding sequence GTGGACTATGATAAGGGAATAAAAGAACTGGGAGAGTTCGAAAAGAGTGCCCTGCTCGAGACGTTCAACATAGGGGCGTCCAGGGCAGCGGACGCGCTGAGTGAGATGATAGGACACCCCGTTAACATCACGGTTCCCGGCCTCGAAGTTACCTCAATCAAAACCCTCCCCGAGAAAGTGGGGGAGGACGTTAAGGTCGCCGTTTACGTGGGGCTTGGACAGGAATTCAGCGGGCATGCGTTCTTCGTGCTCGACTTTGAGGATGCCTGCAGGCTCTTTGATCTCATGATGATGCAGGAACCCGGAACGACGACTGAGATAGACGAAATGGTGCAGTCGGCGATAATGGAGATGGGAAACATCCTCATATCAGCCTACGCCAACGCCCTCAGCGAGTTTCTAGGGCTCACCATAGAGCAGACTCCCCCTGAGATTGCCATAGACTTCCTTCCGGCGATCCTCGACTTCGCCCTGGCGGATATAGGCCAGTACTGTGACTACACGATCCTTCTGGGAACCACCATAAGTATTGAGGGAGTGGAGTTTAAGGAGCACTTCTTCATCCTTCCGAAGCCTGAGGATATGATGAAGGTCATAGAAAAGCTCACGGGGGGAATGATATGA